From Brassica oleracea var. oleracea cultivar TO1000 chromosome C3, BOL, whole genome shotgun sequence, a single genomic window includes:
- the LOC106328685 gene encoding mitochondrial inner membrane protein OXA1-like, which translates to MACLRGISKRVNLLQRRVYPTCGHLISDDRDETKPSSDTMIRKVFAFNGANTLTSMFMERQCAGPLGLGLSSCRFMSSTTTPPEWSDKVDGIDFVAPEVVPDQIVEAVTTTSQAVVPAVNEVAIAAADSAFPVAALQHLIDGVHSFTGLNWWASIALTTVLIRGVTVPILLNQLKATYKLNLLRPQLEELRQEMGTKGTDPEAMAEGQRRMQLLFKQHGVTPFTPLKGLIIQGPIFISFFFAIRNMAEKVPSFKTGGTLWFTDLTTADTTYILPLLTAITFIIMVESNMQEGMEGNPVAGTMKKFSRIIAFLSIPILMGIEKALFCYWLTSNLFTLGYGLALRRPDVRKLLNLPDAVTSSSTGQPKPPSPMPFSFEQPKDQSVVGHEDPPMSSSEDPSVSSSESSSSVPERRISRSSVLNQRIRTLERQLKDQKKKK; encoded by the exons ATGGCTTGCTTGCGTGGTATCTCGAAGAGAGTTAATCTCTTACAGAGACGAGTTTACCCAACGTGTGGTCATCTAATCAGTGATGATAGAGATGAAACTAAACCAAGTTCTGATACAATGATTCGTAAAGTCTTTGCCTTTAATGGGGCTAACACGCTTACCTCAATGTTTATGGAGAGGCAATGTGCTGGTCCGTTGGGTCTTGGATTGTCTTCTTGTCGGTTTATGAGCTCTACTACTACACCACCGGAATGGTCTGATAAAGTTGATGGTATCGACTTTGTTGCGCCTGAAGTTGTTCCTGATCAAATCGTTGAAGCTGTGACGACGACAAGCCAAGCTGTTGTTCCTGCTGTTAATGAGGTTGCTATTGCAGCTGCGGATTCTGCTTTCCCTGTTGCTGCTTTGCAGCATTTGATTGATGGTGTTCATTCCTTTACTGGTTTGAACTG GTGGGCTTCGATAGCTTTGACTACTGTGCTCATTCGTGGAGTTACAGTTCCCATTCTCTTGAATCAACTCAAGGCTACTTACAAACTCAAT CTTCTGAGGCCTCAACTTGAGGAGTTAAGACAAGAGATGGGCACTAAG GGTACGGATCCTGAAGCCATGGCAGAAGGCCAAAGACGGATGCAGTTATTGTTTAAACA GCATGGTGTAACTCCGTTTACACCCCTCAAAGGACTTATTATTCAAGGTCCCATCTTCATCAGCTTTTTCTTCGCT ATCAGGAACATGGCCGAGAAAGTACCGTCATTTAAAACCGGTGGAACTCTCTGGTTTACTGATCTCACCACTGCAGATACTACATATATCTTGCCACTTCTCACCGCCATCACTTTCATAATTATGGTGGAG TCGAACATGCAGGAAGGTATGGAAGGGAATCCAGTAGCTGGAACTATGAAGAAATTCTCAAGAATCATTGCCTTTCTATCTATTCCAATTCTGATGGGCATTGAGAAG GCATTGTTCTGTTACTGGCTCACTTCAAACCTGTTTACTCTTGGGTATGGATTAG CACTAAGGCGTCCTGATGTGAGGAAGCTCTTGAATCTCCCGGATGCTGTCACCTCTTCTTCCACCGGGCAGCCAAAGCCACCTTCGCCTATGCCGTTTTCCTTTGAGCAGCCAAAAGACCAAAGTGTTGTTGGTCATGAAGATCCTCCTATGTCTTCCTCCGAAGATCCTTCTGTGTCTTCCTCTGAGTCATCTTCCAGTGTTCCAGAGAGAAGAATTTCAAGGAGTTCAGTGCTGAATCAGAGAATCAGAACTCTGGAGAGACAACTCAAAGACCAAAAGAAGAAGAAGTGA
- the LOC106335125 gene encoding uncharacterized protein LOC106335125: MAADGIFRCIFEGCISGLDSGIERRPYHKNCDCALHGKSKNQRRKSCRRHGSSESISFPMRRSWSEGNVLAMNFPSSSSNLQSLSSSSSLTTLASLADSPVDTTAALEDPSRSHHQLGWTIAEGEDV; the protein is encoded by the coding sequence ATGGCCGCCGACGGAATATTCCGATGCATCTTCGAAGGCTGTATCTCAGGTCTCGATTCCGGCATCGAGAGGCGTCCTTACCACAAAAACTGCGATTGCGCGCTTCACGGGAAAAGTAAAAATCAGCGGCGGAAGTCTTGCCGACGCCACGGAAGCTCGGAGAGCATCTCGTTCCCGATGCGGCGGTCATGGAGCGAAGGCAACGTCCTGGCGATGAATTTCCCGTCTTCTTCTTCGAATCTCCAGTCTCTTTCTTCGTCTTCTTCTCTCACAACTTTGGCATCGCTGGCCGATTCGCCGGTGGATACTACTGCTGCGTTGGAGGATCCGAGCAGATCTCATCATCAGTTGGGATGGACGATTGCCGAAGGTGAAGATGTTTGA
- the LOC106331401 gene encoding succinate dehydrogenase subunit 4, mitochondrial-like produces MSLRRSILGLHRQTHNLSLSKALPFSVSNISSPSAAVRNPIGREISSIPFSLTQKLKPDSGNRSLGKSDLAKFARLPSSRGYSNASLVRKIPVLFHINAGMEEVLADYVHQEMTRNLMVISLGLFQIIVIKDVIVFLFF; encoded by the coding sequence ATGTCTCTCCGCCGCTCTATCCTCGGTCTCCACCGCCAAACCCACAACCTCTCCCTCTCAAAGGCGTTACCTTTCTCGGTGAGTAACATCTCCTCCCCATCCGCCGCCGTGAGAAACCCAATCGGGAGAGAAATCTCTTCGATCCCATTTTCCCTAACCCAGAAACTGAAACCGGACTCCGGGAATCGTTCTCTTGGGAAATCTGATCTCGCCAAATTTGCTCGTCTGCCATCGTCTCGAGGTTACAGTAACGCATCTCTCGTACGGAAGATCCCTGTTCTGTTTCACATAAATGCAGGAATGGAAGAAGTTTTGGCGGATTATGTTCATCAGGAGATGACCAGGAATCTGATGGTGATCTCTCTGGGCTTGTTCCAGATCATCGTTATCAAAGATGTCATCGTGTTTCTTTTCTTCTGA
- the LOC106335124 gene encoding phosphatidylinositol 4-kinase gamma 4, whose translation MSSADVTLSPVRNEPSMMPLVHANSCADSLPDETILIYLTLPGTLIPMRVLESDSIESVKLRIQSYRGFVVRNQKLVFGGRELARSNSNMRDYGVSDGNVLHLVVKVSDLQVLDVKTTCGKHCRFHVERGRNIGYVKKQISKQKGGDFVDSEVLYEGEKLEDQSLVNDICRNSDAVLHLLVRRSAKVRAKPVEKNFELSIVAPPQVDVKRVIEAADGIVQPMKQLLNDFSLEPVIVNPKANLPEVVKDMVSSASDGLRSGNPPVRSREGTGGAYFMQGSSGNKYVGVFKPIDEEPTAENNPHGLPLSPNGEGLKKGTKVGEGALREVAAYILDHPKSGRRSMCGEERGFAGVPPTTMIECLHPGFNHPNGIKTKIGSLQMFTENDGSCEDMGPASFPVEEVHKISVLDIRLANADRHGGNILMRKDENGKIVLIPIDHGYSLPESFEDCTFEWLYWSQARKPYSSETLDYIRSLDAEEDISLLKFHGWKMPSETARTLRISTMLLKKGAERGLTAFEIGNMMCRETLAKKSLVEEMVEEAQEAVLPETSEATFMEALSDVMDYHLDEVVHV comes from the exons ATGTCATCAGCTGATGTTACGTTAAGCCCGGTACGTAACGAGCCATCGATGATGCCTCTCGTCCATGCCAATTCCTGTGCTGATTCCCTCCCTGACGAGACCATTTTGATCTACCTGACACTCCCCGGAACTCTGATACCAATGCGAGTGCTCGAATCCGATTCCATCGAGTCCGTTAAGCTCCGGATCCAGTCGTATCGCGGGTTTGTAGTGAGGAACCAGAAGCTAGTTTTCGGTGGACGAGAGCTAGCGAGGAGCAACTCCAACATGCGTGACTACGGCGTGAGTGATGGCAACGTTCTTCATTTGGTTGTCAAGGTCTCTGATCTCCAGGTTCTTGATGTCAAGACCACTTGTGGGAAGCACTGTAGGTTTCACGTTGAGAGAGGGAGGAACATTGGGTATGTGAAGAAGCAGATTTCGAAGCAGAAAGGTGGGGACTTTGTTGATTCCGAGGTGCTTTACGAAGGTGAGAAGCTCGAGGACCAGAGTCTTGTTAACGACATTTGTAGGAACAGTGACGCTGTTTTGCATTTGCTTGTCAGGAGATCTGCTAAAGTTAGGGCTAAGCCTGTGGAGAAGAACTTTGAGCTGTCTATTGTTGCTCCTCCGCAAGTTGATGTCAAGAGAGTTATTGAAGCTGCTGATGGTATTGTGCAGCCAATGAAGCAGCTTTTGAATGACTTCTCTTTGGAGCCGGTTATAGTTAATCCCAAGGCGAACTTGCCTGAAGTGGTTAAAGATATGGTTAGCTCTGCTTCTGATGGACTAAGAAGTGGGAATCCTCCGGTGAGGTCAAGAGAGGGAACAGGTGGAGCTTATTTCATGCAGGGCTCATCCGGGAACAAATATGTTGGTGTGTTTAAGCCTATCGATGAGGAGCCAACAGCTGAGAACAATCCACACGGACTGCCACTTTCGCCAAACGGTGAAGGTTTGAAGAAAGGAACAAAGGTTGGAGAAGGTGCGTTGAGGGAAGTTGCTGCTTACATATTGGATCATCCCAAGAGTGGACGCAGATCTATGTGTGGTGAAGAGAGAGGCTTTGCTGGTGTGCCTCCCACGACTATGATTGAATGTCTGCATCCCGGTTTTAACCATCCCAATGGAATCAAAACCAAGATTGGATCACTTCAGATGTTTACCGAGAACGATGGCAGCTGCGAGGATATGGGTCCAGCTTCATTTCCAGTAGAGGAAGTTCACAAGATATCTGTTCTGGATATTAGACTGGCCAATGCAGATAGGCATGGTGGAAACATTTTAATGAGAAAGGACGAGAACGGAAAGATTGTTCTGATTCCAATTGATCATGGATACAGCTTGCCTGAAAGC TTTGAGGATTGCACGTTCGAGTGGCTTTACTGGTCACAAGCTCGGAAACCATACTCTTCCGAGACACTGGACTACATAAGATCACTGGACGCGGAGGAAGATATCAGCCTCCTCAAGTTCCATGGCTGGAAAATGCCATCGGAAACGGCTCGAACACTCAGAATCTCAACGATGCTACTGAAGAAAGGAGCAGAAAGAGGGTTGACAGCATTTGAGATTGGGAACATGATGTGTAGAGAAACTCTGGCCAAGAAATCTCTAGTGGAGGAGATGGTAGAGGAAGCTCAAGAAGCGGTGCTTCCCGAGACGAGCGAGGCTACATTCATGGAAGCCTTGTCTGATGTGATGGACTACCATCTTGATGAGGTGGTTCATGTGTGA